A window of the Sardina pilchardus chromosome 21, fSarPil1.1, whole genome shotgun sequence genome harbors these coding sequences:
- the LOC134068501 gene encoding hatching enzyme 1.2-like, protein MDLRASISLLVLLLGLSKALPLTADVDEDDIFLEEPDNLDLTTQILTTNNASSEFLIEGDLVVPKTRNAMACWNNYCLWKKSANGKVEVPYIVNPEFSYYEVRKIQNAMATFSSKTCVKFVPRSSQRDYLSIENKSGCYSYLGRTGGGQVVSLNRYGCVYHGIIQHELLHALGFHHEQTRSDRDQHVRINFENINQRMVSNFQKQHTNNLNTPYDYSSVMHYGSTAFSINGRETITPIPNPNVKIGQRRGMTSIDIQRINKLYGC, encoded by the exons ATGGACCTCAGAGCCTCTATCTCCcttctggtgctgctgcttgGCCTGTCCAAGGCTCTGCCTCTCACG GCTGATGTTGATGAAGATGACATTTTCCTAGAGGAGCCTGACAATTTGGACTTGACCACACAGATTTTGACTACCAACAATG CTTCCAGTGAATTTCTAATTGAGGGAGATCTTGTGGTGCCAAAAACCAGGAATGCTATGGCTTGCTGGAACAATTACTGCTTATGGAAGAAGTCTGCTAATGGGAAAGTTGAGGTCCCTTACATAGTGAACCCTGAATTCT ctTACTATGAAGTGAGGAAAATTCAAAATGCCATGGCGACCTTCAGCAGCAAAACCTGTGTGAAGTTTGTACCTCGCTCAAGTCAACGCGACTACCTCAGCATTGAGAACAAGAGTGG GTGCTACTCTTACCTTGGCAGGACAGGAGGCGGACAGGTGGTCTCTCTCAACAGGTACGGTTGTGTTTACCACGGTATCATTCAGCATGAACTTCTCCACGCTCTGGGCTTCCACCATGAGCAGACCAGGAGTGACAGGGACCAGCATGTGAGAATCAACTTTGAAAATATCAACCAAC GAATGGTTTCCAACTTTCAGAAACAACACACCAACAACCTGAACACTCCATATGACTACTCCTCTGTGATGCATTATGGGAG CACTGCTTTCTCAATCAACGGAAGGGAGACAATCACTCCAATTCCAAACCCAAATGTGAAAATTGGACAGAGACGAGGAATGACATCCATTGACATCCAGAGGATCAACAAACTGTATGGATGCT AA